The following coding sequences lie in one Deltaproteobacteria bacterium genomic window:
- a CDS encoding DUF4215 domain-containing protein, translating into MPPSHASRKGTNRGNAFGMRRHRNSRERPETPHHGAGVVESCSCSCSGARRSDSVPTIERHVRIVAPRIVMAKSFANRYWSAMPSKVHRKRLLHSLGAGLWAVAFGCGPTISGADGSQTTTGEVSGTADGSTADADDQGDAADDESGAPPSVCGDGIQAADEACDDGNTTNADGCSAECLVSGTLLWSLELDAQQMGYSVGIDARNGEVYTAVQVYEGPAPAIIASRVDRQGALLSSYYDFGGFSDVDLARQPIASTSQGQIIAGYITVPAEGRPTDSRRAAAQIDLESGPVWTHETMQRWPKFFGTIWRDDSAFILHAVDVEDGDMLVIDWFGADGTHLGELPLGVTVAEASPLGHGALMSQPYSPSLSVLAVDPNSLAISLHTARLPTPGFVTPPPWYVETVAMVTPGAAPSRAFAHSLEVVVWTDDERIALDAQDHIQPATRRNTVGTVLASFDVGVALVEDSTISVHDTGEVERWRAAAPLYPRYARADGDAGLFVLCDGDIASGEVTLSYFVL; encoded by the coding sequence ATGCCCCCAAGCCACGCGAGCAGGAAGGGGACCAACCGTGGCAACGCCTTCGGCATGCGACGCCATCGTAACAGCCGCGAGCGACCTGAGACGCCGCATCACGGCGCCGGCGTCGTGGAGAGTTGCAGCTGTTCATGTAGTGGCGCCCGCCGAAGCGACAGTGTGCCGACGATCGAACGGCACGTTCGTATCGTGGCGCCGCGCATCGTGATGGCGAAGTCGTTCGCAAATCGCTATTGGTCGGCCATGCCGTCGAAGGTTCATCGCAAGCGACTGCTCCACTCGCTGGGGGCCGGGCTGTGGGCTGTGGCGTTCGGCTGCGGACCAACGATCTCGGGCGCCGACGGGTCGCAGACAACGACCGGCGAGGTGTCCGGCACGGCGGATGGCTCGACCGCGGATGCAGACGACCAGGGCGACGCGGCCGACGACGAGTCCGGTGCGCCGCCGAGCGTCTGCGGCGACGGGATCCAAGCGGCGGACGAAGCGTGCGACGACGGCAACACGACCAACGCCGACGGGTGCAGCGCTGAGTGCTTGGTGAGCGGCACGCTGCTGTGGAGCCTCGAGCTCGATGCCCAACAAATGGGCTACAGCGTCGGCATCGATGCCCGCAACGGCGAGGTGTACACCGCGGTGCAGGTCTATGAGGGGCCCGCTCCGGCAATCATCGCGTCGCGGGTCGATCGTCAGGGCGCGCTGCTGAGCAGCTACTACGACTTCGGCGGCTTCTCGGACGTCGACCTCGCCCGACAGCCCATCGCGAGCACGTCGCAGGGGCAGATCATCGCCGGCTACATCACCGTGCCGGCCGAGGGTCGACCTACCGACAGCCGCCGGGCTGCGGCGCAGATCGACTTGGAAAGCGGCCCAGTGTGGACCCACGAGACGATGCAACGGTGGCCCAAGTTCTTCGGCACGATCTGGCGCGACGACAGCGCCTTCATCTTGCACGCCGTCGATGTCGAGGATGGCGACATGCTGGTCATCGACTGGTTCGGCGCCGACGGAACGCACCTCGGCGAGTTGCCGTTGGGTGTGACGGTCGCCGAGGCTTCGCCGCTGGGTCACGGGGCCCTGATGTCGCAGCCATACTCGCCATCCTTGAGCGTGCTCGCCGTCGATCCGAACAGCCTCGCGATCTCGCTGCATACGGCACGACTCCCAACGCCAGGCTTCGTGACGCCGCCGCCCTGGTACGTCGAGACGGTGGCGATGGTCACGCCCGGCGCCGCGCCGAGCCGGGCCTTCGCCCACAGCCTCGAGGTGGTGGTGTGGACCGACGACGAGCGGATCGCCCTCGACGCCCAGGACCACATCCAGCCAGCGACGCGCCGCAACACCGTCGGCACCGTATTGGCGTCGTTCGACGTCGGCGTCGCGCTGGTCGAAGACTCGACGATCTCGGTGCACGACACCGGTGAAGTCGAGCGCTGGCGCGCGGCAGCGCCCCTGTATCCGAGGTACGCACGCGCCGACGGAGACGCCGGACTCTTCGTCCTGTGCGACGGCGACATCGCATCCGGCGAGGTGACGCTCTCGTACTTCGTACTGTAG
- a CDS encoding tetratricopeptide repeat protein: MTEGDVRRVVVRRRRFATTTDLIAAMVRRAEPRRPRQLHGDRMILRASAAACHCDGDMTELARVQAAMRALVRSARPSLKRCLGEAIADDPRVIVKAPMTLVMTQAMLFGPIVHRFTPEFDIGPRGVQLRDLGWPDAPAALSTCLARALDHARVADTSHIHAQHRVRLPLVAFSQRAETHEPRGIHWMLSLQAAAMGWLHYERGEIEEALAYFEDAHWVYHEGEYLYLVGLAHERLGAHERAASAFERFLRERPYAPEAEPLRAHIDALRRPQFAVAD; this comes from the coding sequence GTGACCGAGGGCGACGTCCGACGCGTCGTCGTGCGACGCCGACGCTTCGCCACGACCACGGACCTCATCGCGGCGATGGTTCGCCGCGCAGAGCCGCGACGGCCCCGGCAGCTCCACGGCGACCGCATGATCCTCCGCGCATCGGCTGCGGCGTGCCACTGCGACGGCGACATGACCGAGCTCGCGCGAGTCCAGGCGGCCATGCGGGCGCTCGTACGCAGCGCGCGGCCCAGCCTGAAGCGCTGCCTCGGCGAAGCGATCGCGGACGACCCTCGCGTCATCGTGAAGGCGCCGATGACCCTGGTGATGACGCAGGCGATGCTCTTCGGCCCGATCGTCCACCGGTTCACGCCCGAGTTCGACATCGGCCCTCGCGGCGTGCAATTGCGGGACCTCGGCTGGCCCGACGCGCCCGCGGCCCTGTCGACGTGCCTGGCACGCGCCCTCGACCATGCGCGTGTCGCCGACACCTCGCACATTCACGCGCAGCACCGCGTACGCCTGCCGCTGGTTGCGTTTTCACAGCGCGCCGAGACCCACGAGCCTCGCGGCATCCACTGGATGCTCTCACTGCAGGCGGCGGCGATGGGCTGGCTGCACTACGAGCGCGGCGAGATCGAGGAGGCGCTCGCGTACTTCGAAGATGCCCACTGGGTGTACCACGAAGGCGAGTACCTCTACCTCGTCGGACTCGCCCATGAACGCCTCGGCGCACACGAGCGGGCCGCGTCGGCGTTCGAGCGATTCCTGCGCGAGCGGCCCTACGCGCCCGAGGCCGAGCCCCTGCGCGCGCACATTGATGCACTCCGTCGACCGCAGTTCGCCGTCGCCGACTGA
- a CDS encoding AMP-binding protein has product MGAEPDLTDATARVLEIVRAVVVDLSDGRGVGRIGLDTSFERELGLGSLERVELAVRVERDLGVRLPEAAFGTVDSVRQLLELLGAPARGSSPSVASTAADRAALLSREPPVAPPMEARTLVELLEYHLRLQPDRVHIVLEDEDGTATAVTHRALHAAATAMASALRARGLERGRTVAIMLPTGLPYFATFMGTLMAGGVPVPLYPPMRLDRIAEYVARCAGILDNAQAQILVTFDRAARVAQIARDRVASIEHVLAVESLAREAAPSPVGAAQAELGPDDTALIQYTSGSTGDPKGVELTHANVLANIRAAAAGCALVGSDVLVSWLPLYHDMGLIAGWLMPLFGGVPTVVMSPLSFLSRPRRWLAALSDYRATCSVAPNFAFDLCVKRIEPSELVGLDLHRVRAILNGSEPILPATLDRFVGRFEAVGLRRDTIFCAYGLAENMVAVTFPPVSRPPRIDRIDRARFEAEGMAVPSEAADALSFVGVGRAVPGHEIQVVDANEVPLPERRRGVVRFRGPSTFKGYYRRPDATAAVKREGGWVDTGDLGYIAEGELFIVGRAKDIIIKGGRNYYPHEIEEAAAMVAGIRQGCVVAFAQRDDEAGTEQIVVVAETRERDAVSRESLVGRVVESITTRVGVPPDRVVLVAPGVVPKTSSGKVQRARTRALWLEGALEQRHGSFARQAAGLYLRGLPSRIGGWLRGGLALAYGLWAALAIGSVCLMALLLGRIWPAGAPARRLASFEATLALTLAGLRPRRIDTASLPEGASLLVANHCSYLDFIVAAATLPSDVHILVKGELRDTPLVGVVLRRLGHLFVDRHSTARSLADLEQVVALLREGRRVLVFPEGTFSAEIGLRPFKLGAFRLACEHDVPVVPCAMRGTRKALRDGTWLPKRSALVVEVLPALQPTGREVADVVALRDAAAAAIAEHVDEPRLFAADIAVPGAG; this is encoded by the coding sequence GTGGGTGCAGAGCCTGACCTGACCGACGCGACCGCCCGCGTGCTCGAGATCGTGCGCGCGGTGGTGGTCGACCTGAGCGATGGCCGCGGCGTCGGCCGCATCGGCCTCGATACCTCGTTCGAGCGCGAGCTGGGCCTGGGCAGCCTCGAGCGGGTCGAGCTCGCGGTCCGCGTCGAGCGTGACCTCGGCGTGCGGCTGCCCGAGGCCGCGTTCGGCACGGTCGACTCGGTGCGCCAGCTGCTGGAGCTGCTCGGCGCGCCGGCGCGCGGCTCGTCGCCGTCGGTCGCCAGCACGGCCGCCGACCGGGCCGCGCTGCTGAGCCGCGAGCCGCCGGTCGCACCGCCGATGGAGGCGCGCACGCTGGTCGAGCTGCTCGAGTACCACCTGCGGCTGCAGCCCGATCGCGTGCACATCGTGCTCGAAGACGAGGACGGCACCGCGACCGCGGTCACCCACCGCGCGTTGCATGCTGCCGCCACCGCGATGGCCAGCGCGCTGCGGGCCCGCGGGCTCGAGCGCGGTCGCACGGTCGCGATCATGCTGCCGACCGGGCTGCCGTACTTCGCGACCTTCATGGGCACCTTGATGGCCGGCGGCGTGCCGGTGCCGCTCTATCCCCCGATGCGGCTCGATCGCATCGCCGAGTACGTGGCGCGCTGCGCCGGCATCCTCGACAACGCGCAGGCGCAGATCCTCGTGACCTTCGATCGCGCTGCGCGGGTGGCTCAGATCGCCCGCGATCGTGTGGCCTCGATCGAGCACGTGCTCGCGGTCGAGAGCTTGGCCCGCGAGGCCGCGCCGTCGCCCGTCGGCGCTGCGCAGGCCGAGCTGGGCCCCGACGACACCGCGCTCATCCAGTACACCTCGGGCAGCACTGGCGATCCCAAGGGCGTCGAGCTCACCCACGCCAACGTGCTCGCCAACATCCGCGCGGCCGCGGCCGGCTGCGCACTGGTGGGCAGCGACGTGCTCGTGAGCTGGTTGCCGCTCTACCACGACATGGGCCTCATCGCCGGCTGGCTGATGCCGCTGTTCGGGGGCGTGCCGACGGTGGTGATGTCGCCGCTGTCGTTCTTGTCGCGGCCGCGCCGCTGGCTCGCGGCGCTCAGCGACTATCGGGCGACCTGCTCGGTGGCGCCGAACTTCGCGTTCGATCTGTGCGTGAAGCGGATCGAGCCCAGTGAGCTGGTCGGCCTCGACCTGCACCGCGTGCGTGCGATCCTCAACGGCTCGGAGCCGATCCTGCCGGCGACACTCGATCGCTTCGTCGGTCGCTTCGAGGCGGTGGGCCTGCGGCGCGACACCATCTTCTGCGCGTACGGCCTGGCCGAGAACATGGTCGCGGTCACGTTCCCGCCGGTGTCACGGCCGCCGCGCATCGATCGCATCGATCGCGCGCGCTTCGAGGCCGAGGGCATGGCGGTGCCCAGCGAGGCCGCGGACGCGCTGTCGTTCGTCGGCGTGGGCCGTGCGGTGCCTGGCCACGAGATCCAGGTGGTCGACGCCAACGAGGTGCCGCTGCCCGAGCGCCGCCGCGGCGTCGTGCGCTTCCGCGGGCCCTCGACCTTCAAGGGCTACTACCGTCGGCCCGATGCGACTGCGGCGGTGAAGCGCGAGGGCGGCTGGGTCGACACCGGCGATCTCGGCTACATCGCCGAGGGCGAGCTCTTCATCGTCGGTCGCGCGAAGGACATCATCATCAAGGGCGGGCGCAACTACTACCCGCACGAGATCGAAGAGGCCGCCGCGATGGTCGCGGGCATCCGCCAGGGCTGCGTGGTCGCGTTCGCGCAGCGCGACGACGAGGCCGGCACCGAGCAGATCGTGGTGGTCGCCGAGACCCGCGAGCGCGACGCGGTGAGCCGCGAGAGCCTGGTCGGCCGCGTGGTCGAGTCGATCACGACGCGGGTCGGTGTGCCGCCCGATCGCGTGGTGTTGGTGGCGCCCGGCGTGGTGCCGAAGACCTCGAGTGGCAAGGTGCAGCGCGCCCGTACGCGCGCGCTGTGGCTCGAGGGCGCGCTCGAGCAGCGCCACGGATCGTTCGCGCGCCAGGCCGCGGGGCTGTACCTGCGCGGGCTGCCGTCGCGGATCGGCGGCTGGCTGCGCGGCGGCCTCGCGCTGGCGTATGGCCTGTGGGCTGCGCTCGCGATCGGCAGCGTCTGCCTGATGGCGCTGCTGCTCGGGCGCATCTGGCCCGCCGGCGCGCCGGCACGGCGGCTCGCGAGCTTCGAGGCCACGCTCGCGCTCACGCTCGCCGGCCTGCGCCCGCGGCGGATCGACACCGCGTCGCTGCCCGAGGGCGCGTCGCTGTTGGTCGCGAACCACTGCAGCTACCTCGATTTCATCGTCGCCGCGGCCACGCTGCCGAGCGACGTGCACATCCTCGTGAAGGGCGAGCTGCGCGACACGCCGCTGGTCGGTGTGGTGCTGCGCCGGCTCGGTCACCTGTTCGTCGATCGTCACAGCACCGCGCGCTCGCTCGCCGATCTCGAGCAGGTGGTGGCGCTGCTGCGTGAGGGTCGACGCGTGCTGGTGTTCCCCGAGGGCACCTTCAGCGCGGAGATCGGCCTGCGCCCGTTCAAGCTGGGCGCGTTCCGGCTCGCCTGCGAGCACGACGTGCCGGTGGTGCCGTGCGCGATGCGAGGCACCCGCAAGGCGCTGCGCGATGGCACGTGGCTGCCCAAGCGCAGCGCGCTGGTGGTCGAGGTGTTGCCGGCGCTGCAGCCCACGGGTCGCGAGGTCGCCGACGTGGTCGCGCTGCGCGATGCCGCGGCGGCCGCGATTGCGGAGCATGTCGACGAGCCGCGGTTGTTCGCGGCCGACATCGCCGTGCCTGGCGCGGGGTGA
- the argF gene encoding ornithine carbamoyltransferase has translation MTRHLRSLMDLSAADTTRVIDLAQAVKRDPAAYATKLAGKSIAMIFAKQSTRTRVSFEVGIHQLGGQALSLSTSGGTGMQMGRGETVSDTAKVMSRFVHAIVIRTFGQDQIDGLAEYGSIPIINALTDMFHPCQALADLLTIREHLGTTAGKKLVYVGAANNVSNSLMLAGARAGMNVVVSSPTSLPVNEQVLARASDDAKAGGTTVTVDTDPMRAVVGADVIYTDTWVSMGEEEQAKALIAKLDGFMVTPKMMAATGKDKALFMHCLPAHRGEEVDEAVMDGKWSVVFDQAENRLHAQKAVLLLLLGGASWT, from the coding sequence ATGACCCGACACCTCCGCAGCCTGATGGATCTCTCGGCGGCCGACACCACCCGCGTGATCGACCTCGCCCAAGCCGTGAAGCGCGACCCCGCCGCGTACGCGACCAAGCTCGCGGGCAAGTCGATCGCGATGATCTTCGCCAAGCAGTCGACGCGCACCCGCGTGTCGTTCGAGGTCGGCATCCACCAGCTCGGCGGCCAGGCGCTGTCGCTGTCGACCTCGGGTGGCACCGGCATGCAGATGGGTCGTGGCGAGACCGTCTCGGACACCGCCAAGGTGATGTCGCGGTTCGTGCATGCGATCGTCATCCGCACCTTCGGTCAGGATCAGATCGACGGGCTCGCTGAGTACGGCTCGATCCCGATCATCAACGCGCTCACCGACATGTTCCACCCCTGCCAGGCGCTCGCCGACCTGCTCACGATTCGCGAGCACCTCGGCACCACGGCGGGCAAGAAGCTGGTCTATGTCGGCGCGGCCAACAACGTCTCGAACTCGCTGATGCTCGCGGGCGCACGCGCGGGCATGAACGTGGTCGTGAGCTCGCCGACGAGCCTGCCGGTCAACGAGCAGGTGCTCGCGCGCGCCAGCGACGACGCCAAGGCCGGTGGCACCACCGTCACGGTCGACACCGATCCGATGCGCGCAGTGGTCGGCGCCGACGTCATCTACACCGATACCTGGGTGAGCATGGGCGAGGAGGAACAGGCCAAGGCGCTCATCGCCAAGCTCGACGGCTTCATGGTCACGCCGAAGATGATGGCCGCGACCGGTAAGGACAAGGCGCTGTTCATGCACTGCCTGCCCGCGCATCGCGGCGAGGAGGTCGACGAGGCGGTGATGGACGGCAAGTGGTCGGTGGTGTTCGACCAGGCCGAGAACCGCCTGCACGCGCAGAAGGCCGTGCTGCTGCTCCTGCTCGGAGGCGCATCGTGGACCTGA
- a CDS encoding IgGFc-binding protein → MIRWCRLLPCSTLALLACQSETANQTGTDDGPSSLSATTDPGASTGTGTSGAGPGTVTVASTVGGGDSSSGLGPFDPPVVFDVIPPPPVDLGTGAEGPVIPEDCEQASAGESTVGCLFYAVDLDQYDSSENDQYAIAVSNVQLSGAVDVVVEQKVGGAWQIVDGPVSVPSLDLYTFMLPDHHHQGSGVMEGGTYRVTAERPIIAYQFSPFTQVSATSDASMLYPASSLDTLAYVPHWGGGQGGSSYITIVAVEDNTNVEVTPTANTLSGSDVPAGSAGVPFMISLDEGDIAEVMASAPNISLTGTRIESNANHPIGIFTAHECANIPAAVYACDHLEEQLSGVRLWGRDFAAARVPPRTAGNPETSLWQIQASEDGTTVHLDADAAVTGLPPSPLQMSAGETVEFYVGGTGDQPGDFMIQSDAPIAVMNYMTGADNPPASGLGDPAMVQLSPLQQLLPRYVVMVPNQWTTDVLVITRPSGVSVDLDGDTISGTEFTDIDNGAYQVARIVVEDGVHTLEAGEGFSVVVVGYDEYDSYAYLGGTGTGKINPNPPG, encoded by the coding sequence ATGATCCGTTGGTGTCGTCTGCTCCCTTGCTCGACGCTCGCGCTGCTCGCCTGCCAGTCCGAGACCGCCAACCAGACCGGCACCGACGACGGACCGAGCTCGTTGAGCGCCACCACCGATCCGGGCGCCAGCACCGGCACGGGCACCAGTGGCGCGGGCCCGGGCACCGTGACGGTGGCGAGCACGGTCGGCGGCGGCGACTCGTCGTCGGGCCTGGGCCCCTTCGATCCACCGGTGGTGTTCGACGTGATCCCGCCGCCGCCCGTGGATCTCGGCACCGGCGCCGAGGGCCCCGTGATCCCGGAGGACTGCGAGCAAGCCTCCGCCGGTGAGAGCACGGTGGGCTGCCTGTTCTACGCGGTCGATCTCGATCAATACGACTCGTCCGAGAACGACCAGTACGCGATCGCGGTCTCGAACGTGCAGCTGTCGGGCGCAGTCGACGTGGTCGTCGAGCAGAAGGTCGGCGGCGCGTGGCAGATCGTGGATGGGCCGGTGAGCGTGCCGTCGCTCGACCTCTACACCTTCATGCTGCCGGATCACCACCACCAGGGCAGTGGCGTGATGGAGGGCGGCACCTACCGCGTGACCGCCGAGCGGCCGATCATCGCCTACCAGTTCAGCCCGTTCACGCAGGTGTCGGCGACCTCGGACGCGTCGATGCTCTACCCCGCGAGCTCACTCGACACGCTGGCCTACGTGCCGCACTGGGGCGGCGGCCAGGGCGGCTCGTCGTACATCACCATCGTCGCGGTCGAGGACAACACCAACGTCGAGGTCACGCCGACCGCCAACACGCTGTCTGGCAGCGACGTGCCCGCCGGCAGCGCGGGGGTGCCGTTCATGATCTCGCTCGACGAGGGCGACATCGCCGAGGTGATGGCTTCGGCGCCCAACATCTCGCTGACGGGCACGCGCATCGAGAGCAACGCGAACCATCCCATCGGCATCTTCACCGCCCACGAGTGCGCCAACATCCCCGCCGCGGTGTACGCCTGCGATCACCTCGAGGAGCAGCTGAGCGGCGTGCGGTTGTGGGGGCGCGACTTCGCAGCGGCCCGCGTGCCACCGCGAACCGCCGGCAACCCCGAGACCTCGCTGTGGCAGATCCAGGCCAGCGAGGACGGCACCACGGTGCACCTCGACGCCGACGCCGCGGTCACCGGGCTGCCACCCTCGCCGCTGCAGATGAGCGCCGGCGAGACCGTCGAGTTCTACGTCGGCGGCACCGGCGACCAGCCCGGCGACTTCATGATCCAGTCGGACGCACCGATCGCGGTCATGAACTACATGACCGGCGCCGACAACCCGCCCGCCAGCGGCCTGGGCGATCCCGCGATGGTGCAGCTGAGCCCGCTGCAGCAGCTGCTGCCGCGCTACGTCGTGATGGTGCCGAACCAGTGGACCACCGACGTCCTGGTGATCACGCGTCCCTCGGGTGTCAGCGTCGATCTCGACGGCGACACCATCTCGGGCACGGAGTTCACCGACATCGACAACGGCGCGTACCAGGTCGCGCGCATCGTGGTCGAAGACGGCGTCCACACCCTCGAGGCCGGCGAGGGCTTCTCGGTGGTGGTGGTCGGCTACGACGAGTACGACAGCTACGCGTACCTCGGCGGCACCGGGACCGGGAAGATCAACCCCAACCCACCGGGCTGA
- a CDS encoding DMT family transporter, with translation MLLGLAGELAALGTAVCWTFTALWFTAASRRVGALPVNLLRMPVAFAWLAAWGLVTRGHALPSDASAHAWTWLTASALAGFALGDLCLFRAFVLIGPRLASLVMATAPAFTAVIGWLVLDERLEALAILGIALTVSGLMIAIRERTAAPTTSPATEVGAPARGLVLALLGALGQALGLVLAKHGMGDYDAFASTQIRVLVGAVAFVAMTTAARGWPQVRAALRDRTAMLRCALGGTFGPFLGVGLSLYAAQHTAAGIAASLMATQPLLVIPFAVWLQGERAGPRAVVGAAIAVLGVALLLR, from the coding sequence GTGCTCCTCGGCCTCGCAGGTGAGCTCGCAGCGCTGGGCACCGCCGTCTGCTGGACCTTCACCGCGCTGTGGTTCACCGCCGCGAGTCGCCGCGTGGGCGCGCTGCCGGTGAACCTGCTGCGCATGCCGGTCGCGTTCGCCTGGCTCGCGGCATGGGGGCTGGTGACCCGCGGACACGCGCTGCCGAGCGACGCCAGCGCCCACGCGTGGACGTGGCTCACCGCATCGGCGCTGGCCGGCTTCGCGCTCGGCGACCTGTGCCTCTTCCGCGCCTTCGTCTTGATCGGGCCGCGACTGGCGTCGCTGGTGATGGCGACCGCACCTGCCTTCACCGCCGTGATCGGCTGGCTCGTGCTCGACGAACGGCTCGAGGCGCTGGCGATCCTCGGCATCGCGTTGACGGTGTCGGGATTGATGATCGCGATCCGCGAGCGCACCGCGGCACCGACGACGTCGCCGGCGACAGAAGTCGGCGCGCCCGCCCGCGGGCTCGTGCTCGCGCTGCTCGGCGCGCTCGGCCAGGCGCTCGGCTTGGTGCTCGCCAAGCACGGCATGGGCGACTACGACGCATTCGCGTCGACGCAGATCCGCGTGTTGGTGGGCGCGGTCGCGTTCGTCGCGATGACCACGGCTGCACGCGGCTGGCCGCAGGTCCGCGCGGCGCTGCGCGACCGCACCGCGATGCTGCGCTGTGCGCTCGGCGGCACCTTCGGCCCGTTCCTCGGCGTGGGCCTGTCGCTGTACGCCGCGCAACACACCGCCGCCGGCATCGCGGCGAGCCTCATGGCCACCCAGCCGCTGCTGGTGATCCCGTTCGCAGTGTGGCTGCAGGGCGAGCGTGCCGGCCCGCGCGCGGTGGTCGGTGCCGCGATCGCGGTGCTCGGCGTCGCGCTGCTGCTGCGCTGA